CTTCGGCTTCCGCCTGAGCGCGCAGAGCGCTGGCAGCGGCATCGGTGTTTTTGTTTGCTGCGAGCACCGATGCAACGTATTCATCAGCCGCAGCCTGCGCCGCTTCAAACACCTTGTTCAGCTCCAGTGCAGCCTGCGCAATGGAACCTGCGTTTTCAATATGGATCTGCCGTTCCTGCAGCTGGGCAGACAGGGCAGCGTTTTCTGCCCGGAGCCGGTCCTCGCTCTGCTTGAGCGCCAGAATGATCTCGACTAATTCGGTGCGGCGCATGTGCCGCAGTTCACGGTCTGGCATAATGATCGATTTCTCCCGCAAAAAGTGGTCGGATTGGGCGAACGAAAACTTTCGACAAATACGAAAATTTTCGCACCACAAAACCACATTTGATATATCAGTTTTCGGCGTGAAAGCGCCAGTTTGATGAATGACCTTCCACCTTATATGTTAGCACAGTATGCGTAACAAAAGCGTAACAAAAATGCCTTTTCCGTGCATTTTTTTGCCAAAGCCAAAGAAAAATTGTTTCTTTTGATGTAAACGATTAAAATGCGTTAAAAACAAAAAGAACTGTCCCCACAACGGAGACAGTTCTTGAAAAACAGATGAAAATAGAAGCCGGATCAGAAGCTCTTCAGCAGATCGCCCAGAGTCAGGAAGGACTGGTAGATCACGTTGACATTGTTGATGATGGAGCTTGCACCGGAGAAGATGCGGGCAATGGCGTTGAACACCTTACCGACATTCAGGAAGCTGTTATAAGCGTCGCGGGCACCACCGTCCAGATAGACCATTTCCTCTTCGCTGATGGAGGCATAGTTTGCGGGCAGTTTCATAGTAGACATGGAGATTTTCCTTTCTATTGATAAAATTGATACAGTGTGTGGAAAGACTTAAATAAAGGCAGCCACGGCCAGCGTGGTGATCAGAGCACCGGCTACCGTCAGAACGCTCAAAATCGGGCCGTCATCGTATTCCTGCGCGGTCTGTTCCGGCTGAGCGGGCGTGGATGTGCTGGTGGAAGTGGTGGCATTTTTCACGGTCCAGTGTGCGTACACAGTGGTATCACCGGTAAACACCGTAGAGGTGCTGATTTTTGTGCCGCCCACCGGCTCGGTATACCAGCCGTCAAAGGTGTAGCCTTCCAGCGCAGGCTGCGCGGGCAGGGCACTGAGTTTGCCGCTCAGATTGGTGGTGACTGCCACAGCGGAGCTGCTGCCGCCCATGGCATCCAAACCAATGGTGTAGACCTGCGAATCCTTGTCTTCTGCGGCAAAGGCAGAGGGCAGTGCACAGCAGAGCAGTGCAGCGCTGAGCAGACCGAGGACCAGTATTTTCAAGATCTTTTTCATATGACTCCTCGCTTTCCTGACGAATTGGGATGTGGTGCCTGCCGGGAACGGAAACACCAGAACAGACCTCGATGTCCCCGCCATGAGGCAGTAGACGAAAAAGCCGGGAAGAGGAGGTTTATTCAATCCTATATTTACCACATATAGTGTAACAAAAGCGCAACAAAATGGGCGTATTCTGTTGTTATGATGAAAAAATTGGTTTTTCACAAATTGCAGGCTGCAAAAGGCGGCACAGAGCCGCCGCAAAAGCGGAAAAGTGGAACCTTCCCCTTGTGGAAAAACAAAGAATATGGTATAATATCTTGCACGATGCGCCATCGCCAAGCGGTAAGGCAGGGGACTTTGACTCCCCCATCGTAGGTTCGACTCCTGCTGGCGCAACCAAAAGCCCCGTCATCCTGAAAAGGCTGACGGGGCTTTTTGCATCACTTTTCCACAAAATGCGGCTGAACGGTGCAAAGCTCAGCGGCGGCGGATCTTTCTGGTGGGCTTGCGGCGGTTCCAGCCGTTCAGGAACGTCCACAAAAAGTAAATTGCGGCAGAGATAATACTCAGCGTTATCACAACTTTGAGGTACAGACTGCCCAGAAACTCCCGGAACCGGGCCACCGTGAACAGCAGCGGG
Above is a genomic segment from Faecalibacterium taiwanense containing:
- a CDS encoding InlB B-repeat-containing protein — translated: MKKILKILVLGLLSAALLCCALPSAFAAEDKDSQVYTIGLDAMGGSSSAVAVTTNLSGKLSALPAQPALEGYTFDGWYTEPVGGTKISTSTVFTGDTTVYAHWTVKNATTSTSTSTPAQPEQTAQEYDDGPILSVLTVAGALITTLAVAAFI